The following are from one region of the Salvia hispanica cultivar TCC Black 2014 chromosome 1, UniMelb_Shisp_WGS_1.0, whole genome shotgun sequence genome:
- the LOC125203435 gene encoding putative late blight resistance protein homolog R1A-10 — protein sequence MTAYGSVKSLRNTINNILCCSRFSPVGRSLRIIEGVYNKLEHWEEILERLDSTSPSRSRKKVNALDGIIKDAIWRFEDSLESLLTHHIPSQSETLPQIVSIDLESLQNDANPLIQKLNDTKEEYIYEVENMPQDEPISSSIGFHGTNSKMIGLSDQFQRLKTELLQSLGHSGWMRAYGIYGTAGVGKTALAMKIYEDPEIQSKYGCRVWVTVGRVPQPISQISQGILAQLVEDEKFGDQKCLVVLDDVWERKVFDCLNYSLSFIQKECIQVLLTCRHQKWINGIPFGGCNEVRFLNEEESMELLCEKVFGDEVCPPQLHKAATKIAKLCEGLPLLILTVADIISKSEHNRDPTYWNEVAEKRNSVFTDACNQISKVLFPSYDYLPQNLKMPFLFMGVFPQDYNTPLSKIIIMLAAEGLSDDWECLRELAIEYSLVLRSLKSVDKTSQEFSVREYKTCRLHSSWQHVCRGEASKNKFYHVLHKLIDALGEGLKGQRGLCLENNILFGIEEFRNSVRSNCASSTRSLFFYGPYHQYPIPIDVGFRLLREIDALTQRFYTFPIEILSLVQLKYLALTCNGEIPPTISKLFNLRALIIHPHLNIRRCEAPSYVPIQIWDMRELEHLEILGKSLVAPSHVASLKKLKTLVGVNANIRTIMVLSRRIPNIEKLGIQIDLRPFDDSNDLLSCFGCISTFISSLNILKFSTTNPVIKNGQIFPVTPGSLKLPHHLSKLHLSGLGLPWEYMDVTGSMPTLNVLKLRSYAFRGSCWETERKSFLGLEYLLIEDSDLVQWKPGSGSFPSLTYLSMKHCYKLKEIQGPASLCQDGSNSILFELEDCNPLALTCATQLQLGAYVTLRVIASSSFYEKPTTIKFERHGDVDISKIQRNYSSPYFHWLEDTDDEDMSDHEDEKGLEDTDDEDMSDDEDEKEERITMKKLRIKERMMKARALMGMRMRRMRRRMVAIMCMIMRKQRRVQSSRSIGVLKKMVGVCQCRRVCE from the exons ATGACAGCTTATGGTTCCGTGAAATCTCTTAGGAATACAATTAACAATATTCTCTGTTGTTCTCGTTTTAGCCCTGTTGGTCGCTCTCTACGAATCATTGAAGGCGTGTACAACAAGTTGGAGCATTGGGAGGAAATTCTGGAAAGATTGGACTCGACAAGTCCAAGCAGGAGCAGGAAGAAGGTGAATGCTTTAGATGGAATAATCAAAGACGCAATTTGGAGATTTGAAGACTCATTGGAATCTCTTCTCACTCATCACATTCCTTCACAGTCTGAAACTCTTCCCCAAATTGTCTCCATTGATCTGGAGAGTCTGCAAAATGATGCAAATCCGTTGATCCAGAAGCTCAATGATACGAAGGAGGAGTACATTTATGAAGTCGAGAATATGCCTCAAGACGAACCTATTTCCTCATCTATTGGTTTCCATGGAACAAACTCAAAGATGATTGGATTATCAGACCAATTTCAACGACTCAAAACCGAACTTCTGCAATCACTAGGGCATTCCGGCTGGATGCGTGCGTACGGAATTTATGGAACCGCGGGAGTTGGAAAGACTGCTCTTGCTATGAAAATTTACGAAGATCCGGAAATTCAGAGCAAATATGGGTGTCGCGTGTGGGTCACCGTAGGCAGAGTACCTCAGCCCATCAGTCAAATTTCACAAGGCATTCTTGCTCAACTGGTTGAAGATGAAAAATTTGGTGACCAGAAATGTCTCGTTGTGTTGGATGATGTTTGGGAGAGGAAGGTATTCGATTGCTTGAATTATTCCTTATCCTTCATACAAAAAGAATGCATTCAAGTCTTGCTAACTTGTCGACATCAAAAATGGATTAATGGTATTCCATTTGGTGGATGCAATGAAGTGCGGTTTttgaatgaagaagaaagtatGGAACTACTATGCGAGAAGGTGTTTGGCGATGAGGTTTGCCCTCCTCAGCTTCACAAAGCTGCCACCAAAATTGCCAAGCTTTGTGAAGGCCTCCCTCTCTTGATACTCACTGTTGCTGACATCATATCAAAATCCGAACATAATAGAGACccaacctactggaatgaagtagcAGAAAAGAGGAATTCAGTCTTCACAGATGCATGTAATCAAATATCAAAGGTACTTTTCCCAAGCTACGACTACTTACctcaaaatctcaaaatgcCTTTTTTGTTTATGGGAGTTTTTCCTCAAGATTATAACACTCCCCTTTCCAAGATCATTATTATGCTAGCTGCTGAGGGGTTGTCGGATGATTGGGAATGTTTGAGAGAGCTAGCTATCGAGTACAGCCTTGTTTTGCGTAGCTTGAAGAGTGTGGATAAAACTTCACAAGAGTTTTCTGTTAGAGAGTATAAAACTTGTCGACTTCATTCTTCGTGGCAGCATGTATGCAGAGGAGAAGCTAGTAAGAATAAGTTTTACCATGTCTTACATAAGTTGATTGATGCCTTAGGAGAAGGTCTAAAAGGTCAGCGTGGCCTTTGTCTcgaaaataacattttatttggCATCGAAGAGTTTCGCAACTCAGTTAGATCCAACTGTGCATCCTCTACACgctctctctttttctatGGTCCTTACCACCAATATCCAATTCCTATAGATGTCGGTTTCAGATTACTAAGGGAAATAGATGCTCTTACACAACGTTTCTACACTTTTCCAATAGAAATTTTGTCACTAGTCCAATTAAAGTATCTTGCTCTAACTTGCAACGGAGAAATCCCTCCAACTATATCCAAACTTTTCAACCTCCGAGCCTTGATTATCCATCCACATTTGAATATTAGACGTTGTGAAGCTCCATCATATGTACCAATACAAATATGGGATATGCGAGAGTTAGAGCATCTTGAGATATTGGGAAAGAGTCTTGTAGCTCCATCACATGTTGCTTCTTTGAAAAAGCTCAAAACACTTGTAGGTGTGAATGCCAACATTCGTACCATCATGGTACTCTCCAGAAGAATTCCTAACATAGAGAAATTAGGGATACAGATTGACCTGAGGCCGTTTGATGACTCCAATGACCTTTTAAGTTGCTTTGGTTGCATTTCTACATTTATAAGTTCCTTAAACATACTCAAATTCAGTACCACAAATCCTGTGATCAAGAATGGTCAAATTTTCCCCGTGACTCCGGGGTCGTTGAAGTTGCCACATCATTTGAGTAAGTTGCATTTGAGTGGCTTGGGCCTTCCCTGGGAATACATGGATGTCACTGGCTCAATGCCGACACTTAATGTCCTCAAATTGCGTTCCTACGCCTTTCGGGGTTCATGTTGGGAAACAGAAAGGAAAAGTTTTTTGGGGCTTGAGTATCTTCTAATTGAAGATAGTGATTTGGTGCAATGGAAACCAGGATCGGGAAGCTTCCCTAGCCTTACGTACCTAAGCATGAAACATTGCTACAAGCTGAAAGAGATTCAGGGGCCTGCTTCTTTATGCCAagatggatctaacagcataCTGTTTGAATTGGAGGATTGTAATCCTTTAGCTCTGACTTGTGCCACCCAATTACAACTAGGTGCTTATGTTACGCTTCGTGTCATTGCCTCTTCTTCATTTTACGAGAAACCGACAACCATCAAATTTGAAAG GCATGGAGACGTCGACATATCTAAGATACAGAG GAATTACAGCAGTCCCTACTTTCACTGGTTGGAAGATACTGATGATGAAGATATGAGCGATCACGAGGATGAAAAGGGGTTGGAAGATACTGATGATGAAGATATGAGTGATGACGAGGATGAAAAGGAAGAGAGGATTACTATGAAGAAATTGCGAATCAAGGAGAGAATGATGAAg GCGAGGGCGTTGATGGGGATGCGGATGAGGAGGATGAGGAGGCGAATGGTGGCAATTATGTGTATGATCATGAGAAAACAGAGGCGAGTGCAATCGTCAAGGAGCAT AGGagtgttgaagaagatggtAGGCGTATGCCAATGTCGAAGAgtatgtgagtga